A window from Anomalospiza imberbis isolate Cuckoo-Finch-1a 21T00152 chromosome 8, ASM3175350v1, whole genome shotgun sequence encodes these proteins:
- the WNT8B gene encoding protein Wnt-8b gives MDPYLGIFFLTPFFQSCYAWSVNNFLMTGPKAYLIYSSSVAAGAQSGIEECKFQFAWDRWNCPERALQLSSHGGLRSANRETAFVHAISSAGVMYTLTRNCSLGDFDNCGCDDSRNGQLGGQGWLWGGCSDNVGFGEAISKQFVDALETGQDARAAMNLHNNEAGRKAVKGTMKRTCKCHGVSGSCTTQTCWLQLPEFREVGTYLKERYHKALKVDLLQGAGNSAASRGAIAETFSSISKKELVHLEDSPDYCLENKTLGLLGTEGRECLKRGKALSKWEKRSCRRLCGDCGLAVEERRAEMVSSCNCKFHWCCAVRCEQCRKRVTKYFCVRKEKRERSGGGGASRKLKRKL, from the exons ATGGACCCTTATTTGGGCATCTTCTTCCTCACTCCCTTCTTCCAGTCCTGCTATGCCTG GTCAGTGAATAATTTCCTGATGACGGGCCCCAAG GCCTATCTCATCTACTCCAGCAGTGTGGCGGCTGGGGCGCAGAGCGGCATTGAGGAGTGCAAGTTCCAGTTCGCCTGGGACCGCTGGAACTGCCCGGAGAGGGCACTGCAGCTCTCCAGCCACGGTGGGCTGCGCAGTG CAAACCGAGAAACAGCCTTTGTCCACGCCATCAGCTCTGCGGGTGTCATGTACACACTGACCCGGAACTGCAGCCTGGGGGATTTTGACAACTGTGGCTGTGACGACTCCCGCAACGGACAGCTGG GGGGACAAGGCTGGCTGTGGGGAGGCTGCAGCGATAACGTGGGCTTTGGGGAAGCTATTTCCAAGCAGTTTGTGGATGCCCTGGAGACTGGACAAGATGCCAGAGCTGCTATGAACCTGCATAACAATGAGGCAGGTAGAAAG GCAGTGAAAGGGACCATGAAGCGGACTTGCAAATGCCATGGTGTGTCAGGGAGCTGCACCACCCAGACCTGCTGGCTGCAGTTACCCGAGTTCCGGGAGGTGGGCACTTACCTCAAGGAGAGGTACCACAAAGCCCTGAAGGTGGACTTgttgcagggagcagggaacagTGCTGCCAGCCGGGGTGCCATTGCTGAGACCTTCAGTTCCATCTCCAAGAAGGAACTGGTCCATTTGGAAGACTCTCCTGACTACTGCCTGGAGAACAAGacactggggctgctgggcacGGAGGGCAGGGAGTGCCTGAAGAGGGGCAAGGCGCTCAGCAAGTGGGAGAAGCGGAGCTGCCGGCGGCTGTGTGGAGACTGCGGGCTGGCAGTGGAGGAGAGGCGAGCCGAGATGGTGTCCAGCTGCAACTGCAAGTTCCACTGGTGCTGTGCTGTGCGCTGCGAGCAGTGCCGCAAACGGGTCACCAAGTACTTCTGTGTCCGCAAGGAGAAGAGGGAGCGGAGCGGAGGTGGTGGAGCCAGCCGCAAGCTCAAGAGAAAGCTCTAA